In SAR324 cluster bacterium, the following are encoded in one genomic region:
- a CDS encoding PilZ domain-containing protein, producing MIRNQVKKPLIIQLVGWALIFAPIGYYITTALQWQNWSVVVLIEQLLALPHGPLKLLVILSSPLVGLAVHSVKAIGWISFMLYCGATIFVNFYIAYSSEVVTNFSASLYSLTGALAILVYLVRKEIMAPYFNPKMRWWESAERFPFKLDVLLKSERGEEKISSRTFDISVSGCFLTTDLEYQTGQKIDLNIKLIDPVDLQAEVVWVCPGNENVPKGIGIRFISNLKEITTQVDRFKEKYSKAERFPFQLDAEIQQSGGTEQINAKTFDISVSGCFLITDHPYEAGQQLELNLKLLEPINLTAQVIWISAGDAKIPQGIGVKFTSHLDEVSMMVTRFKKNYGPTVPEKKMSASPV from the coding sequence GGCTGGGCGTTGATCTTTGCCCCAATTGGATACTATATAACCACAGCTTTGCAGTGGCAGAACTGGTCCGTGGTCGTGCTGATCGAGCAATTGCTTGCGTTACCGCATGGCCCACTCAAATTGTTGGTCATTCTCTCATCACCGCTGGTTGGACTTGCGGTGCATTCAGTCAAGGCAATTGGCTGGATCAGCTTCATGCTTTATTGTGGAGCAACCATCTTCGTAAACTTTTACATTGCCTACTCTTCCGAGGTGGTGACCAATTTTTCAGCTAGTCTCTACTCACTGACCGGGGCCCTGGCTATTCTGGTATACTTGGTCAGAAAAGAAATCATGGCTCCGTACTTCAATCCAAAGATGCGATGGTGGGAATCTGCAGAACGCTTTCCCTTCAAGCTGGATGTCCTTCTAAAAAGTGAGCGAGGTGAGGAAAAAATCAGTTCCAGAACCTTTGATATTTCCGTTTCGGGTTGCTTCTTGACTACGGATTTAGAGTACCAAACTGGTCAGAAAATCGATCTCAACATTAAGCTTATAGATCCAGTTGATCTCCAAGCCGAAGTGGTCTGGGTCTGTCCTGGCAATGAGAATGTTCCAAAAGGAATTGGCATTCGATTCATCAGCAATCTCAAGGAGATCACAACTCAGGTGGACCGATTCAAAGAGAAGTACAGCAAAGCGGAGCGTTTTCCATTCCAGCTGGATGCAGAAATTCAGCAAAGTGGTGGTACAGAGCAAATCAACGCCAAAACTTTTGATATCTCTGTCTCCGGGTGCTTTTTGATCACAGATCATCCGTACGAGGCCGGACAGCAACTGGAACTGAATCTCAAGCTTCTTGAGCCGATCAACCTCACAGCTCAAGTTATCTGGATCTCAGCAGGTGACGCAAAAATTCCCCAAGGAATCGGCGTTAAGTTCACAAGTCATTTGGATGAAGTCAGCATGATGGTCACAAGATTCAAAAAAAACTACGGCCCTACGGTTCCAGAGAAAAAGATGTCTGCCTCACCAGTATAA